The following proteins come from a genomic window of Streptomyces liliiviolaceus:
- a CDS encoding pyridoxamine 5'-phosphate oxidase family protein, whose protein sequence is MALTREEREKFLAEPHIAALAVDAGAGRAPLTVPIWYQYEPGGDVWILTGLNSRKNELISAAGRFSLMVDRLEPTIRYVSVEGPVVESTPATRERLHEISARYLPADKVDGYVDFSWKEHGEMVVIRMRPDRWLSSDLGSV, encoded by the coding sequence ATGGCCCTGACCCGTGAAGAACGCGAGAAGTTCCTCGCCGAACCGCACATCGCCGCGCTCGCCGTGGACGCGGGGGCGGGCCGCGCCCCGCTGACCGTGCCGATCTGGTACCAGTACGAGCCCGGCGGCGACGTCTGGATCCTGACCGGGCTGAACTCCCGCAAGAACGAGCTGATCAGCGCCGCGGGCAGGTTCTCCCTGATGGTGGACCGGCTCGAACCCACCATCCGGTACGTGTCCGTCGAAGGGCCGGTCGTCGAATCGACCCCCGCGACCCGCGAGCGGCTCCACGAGATCTCGGCCCGCTATCTCCCGGCGGACAAGGTCGACGGGTACGTCGACTTCTCCTGGAAGGAGCACGGCGAGATGGTGGTCATCCGGATGCGCCCCGACCGGTGGCTGTCGTCCGACCTCGGTTCGGTCTGA
- a CDS encoding C40 family peptidase, whose product MNVSTGGRRLRSRATIATLTLTLTIAISLISGPSYAAPGEPDPGSDQSIEDIRTELDGLYRTAEVATEAYNTADEKAKKQEKRLKSLRKGLTRAENRVDDLHDLGGAAARTQYRGGDLAATGIQLLLGDHPEQALNEASQARQAMRGLANVSESQKTARAELSRQTDSAEKELRKLKSSRADKAEAKQKIEGKIAEAEQIEAGLEKDQTRKLAALEKQRNEEAESQWTASGGGGTSTGNGGGTGGGGGGGNNGGGSIGGGTTATGAAAKAVDFAMAQIGKPYGWGATGPSAYDCSGLTSVAWARAGHPIPRTSQAQWAGLTRVSLASARPGDLIIYFSDATHVGMYIGGGKIVHAPRPGRTITIAPAASMAILGVVRPGV is encoded by the coding sequence ATGAACGTGTCGACCGGCGGCAGACGGCTCCGCAGTCGCGCCACCATAGCCACCCTCACCCTCACCCTCACCATCGCCATCTCCCTCATATCCGGACCGAGTTACGCAGCCCCGGGCGAACCCGACCCCGGGAGCGACCAGTCCATCGAGGACATCCGCACCGAGCTGGACGGCCTCTACCGCACGGCGGAGGTGGCCACCGAGGCGTACAACACCGCGGACGAGAAGGCCAAGAAGCAGGAGAAGCGGCTCAAGTCGCTCCGCAAGGGCCTGACCCGCGCCGAGAACCGCGTGGACGACCTGCACGACCTCGGCGGCGCGGCAGCCCGGACGCAGTACCGCGGCGGCGACCTCGCCGCCACCGGCATCCAGTTGCTGCTGGGCGACCACCCCGAACAGGCCCTGAACGAGGCGTCCCAGGCCCGTCAGGCCATGCGGGGCCTGGCCAACGTCTCCGAGTCCCAGAAGACCGCCCGCGCGGAACTGAGCCGGCAGACCGACTCCGCCGAGAAGGAACTGCGGAAGCTGAAGAGCAGCCGCGCGGACAAGGCCGAGGCGAAGCAGAAGATCGAGGGGAAGATCGCCGAGGCCGAGCAGATCGAGGCGGGCCTCGAAAAGGACCAGACCCGCAAGCTGGCCGCGCTGGAGAAGCAGCGGAACGAGGAGGCCGAGTCCCAGTGGACGGCCTCGGGCGGCGGCGGCACCTCGACCGGGAACGGCGGCGGAACCGGCGGCGGAGGCGGCGGGGGCAATAACGGCGGTGGCTCGATCGGCGGCGGGACGACGGCCACCGGAGCAGCCGCGAAGGCCGTCGACTTCGCGATGGCCCAGATCGGCAAGCCGTACGGGTGGGGCGCCACGGGCCCGTCGGCGTACGACTGCTCGGGGCTCACGTCCGTGGCCTGGGCGCGCGCCGGCCACCCCATACCCCGTACGTCACAGGCGCAGTGGGCGGGGCTGACCCGCGTCAGCCTGGCGTCCGCGCGGCCCGGCGACCTGATCATCTACTTCAGCGACGCCACGCACGTGGGCATGTACATCGGGGGCGGGAAGATCGTCCACGCCCCCCGCCCAGGACGCACGATCACGATCGCCCCGGCCGCCTCCATGGCCATCCTCGGCGTCGTCCGACCGGGAGTATGA
- a CDS encoding pyridoxine/pyridoxamine 5'-phosphate oxidase, producing the protein MSADSADAPTPPTTDSPGSPHSPGSPAPSAASDPSAPSEFVRLLRAQRVWDTELPDFAPAAAPAGPLPLFEQWFAEAVAAGQVEPHTMSLATADAEGLPDVRTVMLHGADQEGWHFASHAGSRKGRHLAARPYAALGFYWPAQGRQIRVRGPVTVAPPEVARADLHARSTGALASALVGRQSEVLHSYEELERASDAAWDRARREPDASAPSWTVYVLAPDEVEFFQGDARRRHVRLTYRRREDGTWRKDLLWP; encoded by the coding sequence ATGAGTGCCGACAGCGCCGACGCCCCCACCCCGCCCACGACCGACTCACCCGGCTCACCACACTCCCCTGGCTCCCCCGCCCCCTCAGCCGCCTCCGATCCCTCGGCGCCCTCCGAGTTCGTACGGCTGCTGAGGGCTCAGCGGGTCTGGGACACCGAGCTGCCGGACTTCGCCCCGGCCGCGGCACCGGCCGGTCCGCTGCCGCTCTTCGAGCAGTGGTTCGCCGAGGCCGTGGCCGCCGGGCAGGTCGAGCCGCACACGATGTCGCTGGCCACGGCGGACGCCGAGGGCCTGCCCGACGTACGGACCGTGATGCTGCACGGCGCCGACCAGGAGGGCTGGCACTTCGCCTCGCACGCGGGCAGCCGCAAGGGTCGGCACCTGGCGGCCCGCCCGTACGCGGCGCTCGGCTTCTACTGGCCCGCGCAGGGCCGGCAGATCCGGGTACGCGGCCCGGTGACCGTCGCCCCGCCCGAGGTCGCGCGGGCCGACCTGCACGCCCGCTCGACCGGCGCGCTCGCCTCAGCCCTGGTGGGCAGACAGAGCGAAGTACTGCACTCGTACGAGGAGTTGGAGCGCGCCTCGGACGCGGCCTGGGACCGCGCCCGGCGCGAACCGGACGCCTCGGCGCCGTCGTGGACGGTGTACGTGCTGGCCCCGGACGAGGTGGAGTTCTTCCAGGGCGACGCGCGCCGCCGCCACGTACGCCTGACCTACCGCCGCCGCGAGGACGGCACCTGGCGCAAGGACCTGCTGTGGCCCTGA
- a CDS encoding thiolase C-terminal domain-containing protein encodes MTTPSGNRKVAVVGVALSDCGRVDGATPYALHAQAARRALADSGLDRSVIDGFASAGLGTLAPVEVAEYLGLRPTWVDSTSVGGSTWEVMAAHAADAIAAGHANAVLLVYGSTARADIRAGRRTGNLSFGARGPLQFEVPYGHTLIAKYAMAARRHMHEYGTTLEQLASVAVQARQNAALNPDAMFRDPITVDDVLSGPMIADPFTKLHCCLRSDGGAAVLLVAQEYVRDCRTAPVWILGTGEHVSHTTMSEWPDFTVSPAAVSGRIAFERAGVRPGDIDVAQIYDAFTYMTLVTLEDLGFCAKGEGGAFVEKGRLRVEGGELPVNTDGGGLSGQHPGMRGLFLLVEAVRQLRGEAGPRQTHRPDDTLPELGVVSGTGGWFCSAGTVVLGR; translated from the coding sequence ATGACGACCCCGTCCGGGAACCGCAAGGTGGCAGTTGTCGGTGTGGCCCTCTCCGACTGCGGGCGCGTGGACGGGGCGACGCCGTACGCGCTGCACGCCCAGGCCGCGCGCAGGGCCCTGGCCGACTCGGGCCTGGACCGCTCGGTGATCGACGGCTTCGCCTCGGCGGGCCTCGGCACGCTGGCGCCGGTCGAGGTGGCGGAGTACCTGGGTCTGCGCCCGACCTGGGTGGACTCCACGTCCGTCGGCGGCTCGACGTGGGAGGTCATGGCGGCGCACGCGGCCGACGCGATAGCCGCGGGCCACGCCAACGCCGTCCTGCTGGTGTACGGGTCCACCGCCCGCGCGGACATCAGGGCGGGCCGCCGCACCGGCAACCTCTCCTTCGGCGCCCGGGGGCCGCTGCAGTTCGAGGTCCCGTACGGGCACACGCTCATCGCCAAGTACGCGATGGCCGCGCGGCGCCACATGCACGAGTACGGCACCACGCTGGAGCAGTTGGCGTCGGTGGCGGTGCAGGCGCGGCAGAACGCGGCGCTCAATCCCGACGCGATGTTCCGCGACCCGATCACGGTGGACGACGTCCTGTCGGGGCCGATGATCGCGGACCCCTTCACCAAGCTGCACTGCTGCCTGCGGTCGGACGGCGGGGCGGCGGTCCTGCTGGTGGCGCAGGAGTACGTACGCGACTGCCGTACCGCTCCCGTCTGGATCCTCGGCACCGGTGAGCACGTCTCGCACACGACGATGTCCGAATGGCCGGACTTCACGGTGTCGCCGGCTGCGGTGAGCGGACGGATCGCGTTCGAACGGGCGGGAGTCCGGCCCGGTGACATAGACGTGGCGCAGATCTACGACGCTTTCACGTACATGACGCTCGTGACCCTGGAGGATCTCGGCTTCTGCGCGAAGGGGGAGGGGGGTGCGTTCGTGGAGAAGGGGCGGTTGAGGGTGGAGGGAGGGGAGTTGCCGGTCAACACGGACGGGGGCGGCCTCTCGGGCCAGCATCCCGGGATGCGCGGCCTGTTCCTCCTGGTGGAGGCGGTACGACAACTCCGCGGCGAGGCGGGACCCCGCCAGACCCACCGCCCCGACGACACCCTGCCCGAACTGGGCGTGGTGTCGGGGACGGGGGGTTGGTTCTGCTCGGCGGGGACGGTGGTTTTGGGGCGGTAG
- a CDS encoding serine/threonine-protein kinase yields the protein MVDQLTQHDPRRIGPFEVLGRLGAGGMGLVYLARSASGRRVAIKTVRTELAEDQLFRVRFSREVEAARAVSGFYTAAVVDADARAAVPWLATAYVPAPSLEEIVTECGPMPAQAVRWLAAGVAEALQSIHGAGLVHRDLKPSNVLVVEDGPRVIDFGIASGVSNTRLTMTNVAVGTPAYMSPEQAKDSRSVTGASDVFSLGSMLVFAATGHAPFHGANPVETVFMLLREGPDLEGLPDELRPLIESCMQMDATARPNPADLQAQLAPHLFGSGSDDSGTASAWLPERAVSLIETRRGGRPAPKPSSGRSGGRGVAVVPPPPPHDPPIPPMPSSGPPRMPVGAGVGRPGGAPDVGPVRLAGAQVPIGPGPRVADARAAAVKAPPPEAGLAAAWSRSRPGVNGAEPVAAVPAPAGPDGGSSWRPWRFRMSNDVWGTPAVAGDLVYVTSFEVHALDVATGRRRFKTRDVAWSMAVADGRVHASDGPTLFALDAREGTDLWRLPTDAWVYSLKADRGTVVTGTRGGGVQAWEAANGQKLWEITGAQTDFESPEAGPAVHDGTVYVWKDARLRALEARTGDERWSYPIGDAASCGGVPVRITHADDGYVYVSAGTRVLAIDIAGGHVRWHFEAPAVFLSAPTFAPGPAVTGGGVYLADYLGTVYALDATDGRDRWRIATEARSSIDPVLVSAGHVHVGSGKGLYTLDAVTGTPKWRFQAGGDLVGAPAVADGRIHFGSTDHLLYTLKADDGRLRWKLATGGEITGSPVVKDGVVYACSKDRCVYALDAEKGTGTARS from the coding sequence GTGGTGGATCAGCTGACACAGCACGATCCGCGGCGGATCGGGCCGTTCGAGGTGCTGGGACGGCTGGGCGCCGGCGGCATGGGGCTGGTCTATCTCGCGCGCTCGGCCTCGGGCCGGCGCGTGGCGATCAAGACGGTCAGGACCGAGCTCGCCGAGGACCAGCTGTTCCGCGTCCGCTTCTCGCGCGAGGTCGAGGCGGCCCGTGCCGTCTCCGGCTTCTACACGGCGGCCGTCGTCGACGCCGACGCGCGCGCGGCCGTGCCCTGGCTGGCCACCGCGTACGTGCCCGCGCCCTCCCTCGAAGAGATAGTGACCGAGTGCGGGCCCATGCCGGCCCAGGCGGTCCGCTGGCTCGCCGCGGGCGTCGCCGAGGCGCTGCAGTCCATCCACGGCGCCGGTCTCGTCCACCGCGACCTGAAGCCGTCGAACGTCCTCGTCGTCGAGGACGGGCCGCGCGTCATCGACTTCGGTATCGCCTCCGGTGTCTCGAACACGCGTTTGACGATGACGAACGTCGCCGTCGGTACGCCCGCGTACATGTCACCCGAGCAGGCGAAGGACTCCCGCAGCGTGACCGGCGCGAGCGACGTCTTCTCGCTCGGCTCGATGCTCGTCTTCGCCGCCACGGGTCACGCGCCCTTCCACGGCGCGAACCCCGTCGAGACCGTCTTCATGCTGCTCAGGGAGGGGCCGGACCTCGAAGGGCTCCCCGACGAACTGCGTCCGCTGATCGAGTCCTGCATGCAGATGGACGCGACGGCCCGCCCCAACCCGGCCGACCTCCAGGCCCAACTGGCACCCCACCTCTTCGGCTCCGGCTCCGACGACAGCGGTACCGCGTCCGCGTGGCTGCCCGAGCGGGCCGTCAGCCTCATCGAGACGCGGCGCGGCGGCCGGCCCGCCCCGAAGCCCTCGTCCGGCCGCAGCGGCGGACGCGGGGTGGCCGTGGTGCCGCCCCCGCCGCCGCACGACCCGCCGATCCCGCCCATGCCGTCGTCCGGGCCGCCGCGCATGCCGGTCGGCGCGGGCGTCGGCCGGCCGGGCGGTGCGCCCGACGTCGGGCCCGTACGTCTCGCCGGTGCCCAGGTGCCGATCGGGCCGGGCCCGCGCGTCGCCGACGCCCGCGCGGCGGCGGTGAAGGCGCCTCCCCCCGAGGCCGGACTCGCCGCCGCCTGGTCCCGCTCGCGCCCCGGCGTGAACGGCGCCGAGCCCGTGGCGGCCGTCCCCGCGCCCGCCGGGCCCGACGGCGGCTCCTCCTGGCGGCCGTGGCGCTTCCGTATGTCGAACGACGTGTGGGGGACGCCCGCCGTCGCCGGAGACCTGGTCTACGTCACCTCCTTCGAGGTGCACGCGCTGGACGTGGCCACCGGGCGGCGCCGCTTCAAGACGCGCGACGTCGCCTGGTCGATGGCGGTCGCCGACGGGCGCGTGCACGCGTCCGACGGGCCCACGCTCTTCGCGCTGGACGCCCGCGAGGGCACCGACCTGTGGCGGCTGCCGACCGACGCCTGGGTGTACTCCCTCAAGGCCGACCGCGGCACGGTCGTCACCGGCACCCGCGGTGGCGGCGTACAGGCCTGGGAGGCCGCCAACGGGCAGAAGCTCTGGGAGATCACCGGCGCCCAGACGGACTTCGAGTCGCCGGAGGCCGGTCCCGCCGTCCACGACGGCACGGTCTACGTCTGGAAGGACGCCCGGCTGCGCGCGCTCGAAGCCCGTACGGGGGACGAGCGCTGGTCGTACCCGATCGGCGACGCGGCCTCCTGCGGGGGCGTGCCCGTCCGGATCACGCACGCCGACGACGGATACGTGTACGTGTCCGCCGGGACGCGCGTCCTCGCCATCGACATCGCCGGCGGGCATGTGCGCTGGCACTTCGAGGCGCCGGCGGTGTTCCTGAGCGCGCCCACGTTCGCGCCGGGGCCGGCCGTCACGGGGGGCGGGGTGTACCTCGCCGACTACCTCGGCACGGTGTACGCGCTCGACGCCACCGACGGGCGTGACCGCTGGCGCATCGCGACGGAGGCGCGGTCCTCCATCGACCCGGTGCTCGTCTCGGCGGGGCATGTCCATGTGGGCAGCGGCAAGGGGCTCTACACCCTGGACGCGGTCACGGGGACGCCGAAGTGGCGCTTCCAGGCGGGCGGCGACCTGGTGGGGGCGCCGGCCGTGGCCGACGGCCGCATCCACTTCGGCTCGACCGACCACCTGCTGTACACGCTGAAGGCGGACGACGGCCGGCTGCGCTGGAAGCTGGCCACCGGTGGGGAGATCACGGGGTCTCCGGTCGTCAAGGACGGGGTGGTGTACGCGTGCAGCAAGGATCGGTGCGTGTACGCACTGGACGCGGAAAAGGGAACGGGCACGGCCCGCTCCTGA
- a CDS encoding TetR family transcriptional regulator: protein MTGQVRTVDGRVAGRRGQATRQKLLDCLSEMLSSSPYRDVKVIDVARKAGTSPATFYQYFPDVEGAVLEIAEQMAAEGAGLTEVLEGRSWVGKAGWQTAQELVDGFLEFWRKNDAILRVVDLGAAEGDKRFYKIRMKILNSVNNSLTDTVKELQAKGKVDKDVNPAAMAGSLVAMLAAVASHQKGFQTWGVKQAELKPNLALLVHLGVTGKKPTK, encoded by the coding sequence ATGACAGGACAAGTGCGTACCGTCGACGGCCGTGTGGCCGGTCGGCGCGGGCAGGCGACGCGGCAGAAGCTGCTCGACTGCCTCAGCGAGATGCTCAGCTCCTCGCCCTACCGCGACGTCAAAGTCATCGACGTCGCCCGGAAGGCGGGCACTTCACCGGCGACCTTCTACCAGTACTTCCCGGACGTCGAAGGCGCCGTCCTGGAGATCGCCGAGCAAATGGCGGCCGAGGGAGCCGGGTTGACCGAGGTCCTCGAAGGACGCTCCTGGGTCGGCAAGGCGGGCTGGCAGACCGCGCAGGAACTCGTGGACGGATTCCTTGAGTTCTGGCGCAAAAACGATGCCATCCTCCGGGTCGTCGACCTGGGCGCCGCCGAGGGCGACAAACGCTTCTACAAGATCCGTATGAAGATCCTCAACTCCGTGAACAACTCCCTCACGGACACGGTCAAGGAGCTCCAGGCCAAGGGCAAGGTCGACAAGGACGTCAACCCCGCGGCCATGGCGGGCTCCCTCGTGGCGATGCTCGCGGCGGTGGCCTCGCACCAGAAGGGCTTCCAGACGTGGGGCGTCAAGCAGGCTGAACTGAAGCCGAACCTGGCGCTGCTGGTGCACCTGGGTGTCACGGGCAAGAAGCCGACCAAGTAG
- a CDS encoding dihydrofolate reductase family protein: MRKISAGLFISLDGVVEAPDQWHFPYFNDEMGAAVGATFGSADTMLFGRKTYDSFAGAWPEREAAGGEDAGFAKQLGDVRKIVVSRTRLQFEWRNSEQLEGDLVEVVTALKNEEGGDIALSGSVSVVRQLLGAGLLDELHLLVHPIAVRKGMRLFEEGDASIPLTLISSETFRTGVLNLVYGPGGGVA; the protein is encoded by the coding sequence ATGAGGAAGATCAGCGCCGGACTGTTCATCTCGCTCGACGGCGTCGTCGAGGCGCCCGACCAGTGGCACTTCCCTTACTTCAACGACGAGATGGGCGCGGCTGTCGGGGCGACCTTCGGTTCGGCGGACACGATGCTGTTCGGCCGCAAGACCTATGACAGCTTCGCCGGGGCGTGGCCGGAGCGGGAGGCCGCCGGGGGCGAGGACGCGGGGTTCGCCAAGCAGCTCGGTGACGTGCGCAAGATCGTGGTGTCGAGGACGCGGCTTCAGTTCGAGTGGCGCAACTCCGAGCAGTTGGAGGGGGACCTTGTCGAGGTGGTGACCGCCCTCAAGAACGAGGAGGGCGGGGACATCGCGCTCAGCGGGTCCGTGTCTGTCGTACGGCAGCTGTTGGGGGCGGGGCTGTTGGACGAACTGCATCTGCTGGTGCATCCGATCGCGGTGCGGAAGGGGATGCGGTTGTTCGAGGAGGGGGATGCGTCGATTCCGCTGACGCTGATCTCGTCGGAGACGTTCCGGACGGGCGTGCTGAATCTTGTGTACGGGCCGGGGGGTGGGGTGGCTTAG
- a CDS encoding VOC family protein, translating into MAGSDSAAFAEGVPCWIDAQLPDVEAGKRFYGGLFGWTFDSADPADPADLTDLTDPAGPSEGAAPSEAGAEAGAGTRAGTRAEAEAAQWADSPYAGAVRARLGGEPVAALVPKRDGRMPTVWTVWFATPDAHDMADRIRKGGGQIVTTPVPVGPYGIGALAADPEGAVFGLWEAGTHPGFGGSRGTGTFSWVELYSRDTATADAFYPGLFREALFGPGVTREFGRAHISDVYPAEMPPHFLVHFGVQDCEAALGAVARLGGRVQAPPFDTSYGRVAVVSDNQGASFALLQRRDGG; encoded by the coding sequence ATGGCTGGATCTGACTCTGCCGCGTTCGCCGAGGGCGTCCCCTGCTGGATCGACGCCCAGCTGCCGGACGTCGAGGCGGGCAAGCGTTTCTACGGCGGACTGTTCGGCTGGACCTTCGACTCCGCGGACCCTGCGGACCCTGCGGACCTCACGGACCTCACGGACCCCGCCGGTCCCTCGGAGGGCGCCGCACCCTCCGAGGCAGGGGCCGAGGCAGGGGCCGGGACCAGGGCAGGTACCAGGGCCGAGGCCGAGGCCGCGCAGTGGGCCGACAGTCCGTACGCGGGCGCCGTGCGGGCGCGGCTCGGCGGGGAACCCGTCGCGGCCCTCGTACCGAAGCGGGACGGGCGGATGCCCACCGTCTGGACGGTCTGGTTCGCCACCCCGGACGCCCACGACATGGCCGACCGCATCCGCAAGGGGGGCGGCCAGATCGTCACGACCCCCGTGCCGGTGGGCCCGTACGGGATCGGGGCCCTCGCCGCCGACCCCGAGGGCGCGGTCTTCGGGCTCTGGGAGGCCGGTACGCACCCCGGCTTCGGCGGCAGCCGCGGGACGGGCACCTTCAGCTGGGTCGAGCTGTACTCACGGGACACCGCCACCGCCGACGCCTTCTATCCCGGTCTCTTCCGCGAGGCCCTCTTCGGGCCGGGCGTCACCCGGGAATTCGGCCGCGCCCACATCTCCGACGTCTATCCCGCCGAGATGCCGCCCCATTTCCTCGTGCACTTCGGGGTCCAGGACTGCGAGGCGGCGCTCGGCGCGGTGGCGAGGCTCGGCGGCCGGGTCCAGGCGCCGCCCTTCGACACCTCGTACGGACGGGTGGCCGTCGTCAGTGATAATCAGGGGGCGTCGTTCGCGCTGCTGCAGCGCCGCGACGGCGGATGA
- a CDS encoding GNAT family N-acetyltransferase, with protein sequence MTDLYESSGSLPHPEIRGHGLRLRPWDPDTEGDVQAWLRGYLDPEFQRWNTPLKPIEGRADAQESMAARVKAAQEGVGASFCVTDATGGVPLGHVGINDIDHVIRVARVGYWVLPDARGRQVATRALALASRWAFEELGLHRLELGHALGHEASCRIAERCGYPAEGTLRGAMFESGRLDAFRDVHLHGRLATDPATDLEPAPVLP encoded by the coding sequence ATGACCGACTTGTACGAGTCCTCCGGCTCCCTCCCCCATCCCGAGATCCGCGGCCACGGACTGCGGCTCCGCCCCTGGGACCCGGACACCGAGGGGGATGTCCAGGCGTGGCTGCGGGGATACCTCGACCCCGAGTTCCAGCGGTGGAACACACCGCTCAAGCCGATAGAGGGCCGTGCCGACGCGCAGGAGTCGATGGCGGCGCGGGTCAAGGCGGCCCAGGAGGGGGTGGGCGCCTCCTTCTGCGTCACCGACGCGACCGGTGGCGTACCGCTCGGGCACGTCGGGATCAACGACATCGACCACGTCATACGGGTCGCCCGCGTCGGCTACTGGGTGCTCCCCGACGCGCGCGGCCGCCAGGTGGCCACGCGCGCCCTCGCCCTGGCCTCACGGTGGGCCTTCGAGGAACTGGGCCTGCACCGGCTGGAGCTGGGGCACGCGCTCGGTCACGAGGCGTCGTGCCGGATCGCCGAGCGGTGCGGGTACCCGGCCGAGGGGACGCTGCGCGGCGCGATGTTCGAGTCGGGGCGCCTGGACGCCTTCCGGGACGTCCACCTGCACGGCCGGCTGGCCACGGACCCCGCGACGGATCTGGAGCCCGCGCCCGTACTGCCGTAG
- a CDS encoding nitroreductase family deazaflavin-dependent oxidoreductase — MTVSPSRRPGVRLVQKVSSTRGFAKVAPHVVPALDRAVHRLTRGKVLLSAQMLPGVILTARGARSGLPRRTPLACMPETRTREDAVEGGAGGEGGGEGAVGSWILIGSNFGRTDHPAWTANLLAHPDAEINWKGRDIPVTARLLAGAERDAVWRALLEFWPPYATYQARVEREIRLFRIVRR, encoded by the coding sequence ATGACCGTGTCCCCGTCCCGGCGGCCCGGGGTGCGGCTGGTGCAGAAGGTGTCCTCTACCCGCGGTTTCGCGAAGGTCGCACCGCACGTCGTGCCGGCGCTGGACCGCGCGGTGCACCGGCTCACGCGCGGAAAGGTGCTGCTCAGCGCTCAGATGCTGCCCGGTGTCATCCTCACGGCGCGGGGCGCGAGGAGCGGGCTGCCCAGGCGTACGCCGCTGGCCTGCATGCCGGAGACGCGTACCAGGGAGGACGCGGTCGAGGGCGGGGCCGGGGGTGAGGGCGGGGGCGAGGGTGCCGTCGGGAGCTGGATTCTCATCGGGTCCAACTTCGGGCGTACGGACCATCCCGCCTGGACCGCCAATCTGCTCGCGCACCCGGACGCGGAGATCAACTGGAAGGGCCGGGACATCCCGGTGACCGCCCGTCTGCTGGCCGGTGCGGAACGGGACGCGGTGTGGCGGGCGCTGCTGGAGTTCTGGCCGCCGTACGCGACGTACCAGGCGCGGGTGGAGCGGGAGATCCGGCTGTTCCGGATCGTGCGGAGATGA
- a CDS encoding acyl-CoA dehydrogenase family protein yields the protein MDATFTAEQDEIRRTLRELLLKRCGPEEVRSAVRTADGYDPGLWEALAQQLGLPGLALPEAYGGVGCTTSELALAAEEMGRALAPSPLLATAVLGAPLVLGLGSADQRAALLPRIASGELTAALVVPGAALTTALGLTGGNRGDWAGGGRAGGVQARRADGGWRLYGQADQVLDGHSADLLVVAAHTGGFARPRTLFFLVRELVREGVTRVRQTSLDETRSQSRIQLRDVEAELLGDGDGDGADVGGVLVRVGDSAAAVLAAEAVGGADRVLERTVEYVKQREQFGRAIGSFQAVKHRLADLYVQVQGARSAAYYAAWATVEGRERVGGLALAQALEALRVCASEAVQLHGGIGFTWEHEAHLYFKRAAGDELLFGPVHRLRAYAAQEARLFGGGEVAV from the coding sequence ATGGACGCCACCTTCACCGCGGAACAGGACGAGATCCGCCGCACCCTCCGTGAGCTGCTCCTCAAACGCTGTGGCCCGGAGGAGGTCAGGTCCGCGGTGCGGACCGCGGACGGCTACGACCCCGGCCTCTGGGAGGCCCTCGCCCAGCAGCTCGGCCTGCCCGGCCTCGCCCTCCCCGAGGCGTACGGGGGAGTGGGGTGCACGACGTCCGAACTCGCCCTCGCGGCGGAGGAGATGGGGCGTGCCCTCGCCCCGTCGCCCCTCCTCGCCACCGCCGTGCTCGGCGCGCCCCTCGTGCTCGGCCTCGGCAGCGCGGACCAGCGCGCCGCGCTGCTGCCCCGTATCGCCTCCGGTGAACTCACCGCCGCCCTCGTCGTACCGGGGGCGGCGCTGACCACCGCCCTCGGCCTGACCGGCGGCAACCGCGGCGACTGGGCGGGCGGCGGACGGGCCGGCGGTGTACAGGCGCGGCGGGCCGACGGCGGGTGGCGGCTGTACGGGCAGGCCGACCAGGTGCTCGACGGGCACAGCGCCGACCTGCTGGTCGTCGCCGCGCACACCGGCGGCTTCGCCCGCCCGCGCACCCTCTTCTTCCTTGTGCGGGAGCTCGTACGGGAGGGGGTGACCCGCGTACGGCAGACCTCCCTCGACGAGACCCGTTCGCAGAGCCGCATCCAATTGCGGGATGTGGAAGCCGAGTTGCTGGGGGACGGGGACGGGGACGGCGCGGACGTCGGCGGTGTCCTCGTGCGCGTGGGGGACTCGGCCGCCGCCGTCCTCGCCGCGGAGGCCGTCGGCGGCGCCGACCGCGTACTGGAACGGACCGTGGAGTACGTCAAGCAGCGTGAGCAGTTCGGGCGGGCGATCGGGTCGTTCCAGGCGGTGAAGCACCGGCTGGCCGATCTGTACGTACAGGTCCAGGGCGCGCGCTCCGCCGCCTACTACGCGGCCTGGGCGACCGTCGAGGGCCGGGAGCGGGTCGGCGGACTCGCGCTCGCGCAGGCTCTGGAGGCGCTGCGCGTCTGCGCCTCCGAGGCCGTTCAGCTGCACGGCGGGATCGGGTTCACCTGGGAGCACGAGGCGCATCTGTACTTCAAGCGGGCGGCCGGTGACGAACTGCTCTTCGGGCCGGTGCACCGGCTGCGCGCGTACGCGGCGCAGGAGGCACGGCTCTTCGGCGGCGGGGAGGTGGCGGTCTGA